The following proteins are encoded in a genomic region of Sorangiineae bacterium MSr12523:
- a CDS encoding PEGA domain-containing protein translates to MRTHVHFALAPLVAFSLVASSAWAQQSDDPSAIAAARSLGVEGVKLADAGNCSEAIPKLERAEVLHHAPTTLGRLGECQIALGKLVLGSEILQKVVREQLPQSAPSAFVHAKHRAKRALEEVLPRIAKLHLRVEAPPNVTPAAVRVALDGDALGAEWMDIDRPIDPGVHTLTATSEGHADASSTVTLADGERAEVTLTLTANPEPVPEPPPPVTAEPPPAPRPAEASPKPTPHPALAPASEPSNVRHTAGLVLLGASGAAFVFGGVFGLMALDTKRQLDDACGPTKACPANQQNDISALKTQSTLATIGFATAGVTLAAGGVLLLTEPSSSTASSSNRASGLCIGPTSVSWQGRF, encoded by the coding sequence ATGCGCACGCACGTCCACTTCGCCTTGGCGCCGCTCGTAGCGTTCTCGTTGGTCGCATCTTCGGCGTGGGCCCAGCAATCTGACGATCCCTCGGCCATCGCCGCCGCGCGCAGCCTCGGCGTCGAGGGCGTGAAGCTCGCCGACGCGGGCAACTGCTCCGAGGCCATTCCCAAGTTGGAACGCGCCGAGGTGCTTCACCATGCGCCCACGACGTTGGGACGCCTCGGCGAGTGCCAGATCGCGCTCGGCAAACTCGTGCTCGGCAGCGAGATTCTGCAAAAGGTCGTGCGCGAGCAGCTCCCGCAAAGCGCCCCCTCGGCGTTCGTCCACGCGAAGCACCGCGCCAAGCGCGCGCTGGAGGAGGTGCTGCCGCGCATCGCAAAGCTGCACCTCCGCGTCGAGGCGCCCCCCAATGTCACGCCCGCCGCGGTGCGCGTCGCGCTGGATGGCGATGCACTCGGTGCGGAGTGGATGGACATCGATCGGCCCATCGATCCGGGTGTGCACACGCTCACGGCCACGTCGGAAGGGCACGCGGACGCGAGCAGCACGGTCACCTTGGCCGACGGCGAGCGCGCCGAGGTGACGCTCACGTTGACGGCGAACCCGGAGCCCGTACCGGAGCCGCCGCCTCCCGTGACCGCCGAACCGCCCCCTGCCCCGCGGCCTGCCGAGGCTTCGCCCAAGCCCACGCCTCACCCCGCCCTCGCGCCCGCGAGCGAGCCGTCCAACGTGCGCCACACGGCGGGGTTGGTCCTGCTGGGCGCATCGGGCGCGGCGTTCGTGTTCGGCGGCGTTTTCGGCCTGATGGCCCTCGACACGAAACGCCAGCTCGACGATGCGTGCGGCCCCACCAAAGCGTGCCCGGCGAACCAGCAGAACGACATCTCGGCGTTGAAGACCCAGAGTACGCTGGCCACCATCGGCTTCGCCACCGCCGGGGTCACCCTCGCGGCGGGCGGCGTCCTTCTCTTGACGGAGCCCTCGTCGTCCACCGCGTCCTCGTCGAACCGCGCGAGCGGGCTCTGTATTGGCCCGACGTCGGTCTCTTGGCAGGGACGCTTCTGA
- a CDS encoding protein kinase, producing MSAKKPESLNETPDGGRTPEKHGAKGTLVVGEIIAGKFRVDRILGQGGMGVVVLATHLVLEEQFALKLLRPELAADPEIVERFSREAKACVRIKSEYVARVHDVGMRGDGTPFMVMEYLEGIDLGTALHESGPLPIAEAVEYVVQACEALAQAHAIGIVHRDIKPENLFMVNQMEGWSSIKLLDFGISKAIPAPRSQDFAARNRPGNVRETRMMGTPHYMSPEQMQQLETIDGRSDIWSLGVVLYELLTAHYAWDGATVREVTQAILKGKAPLLEEVRRDAPPGLSHVIERCLEKDPELRYANVAELAIALLPFAPRRARISAERSVSVIRAAGLSRADFKVPTSIHPPSSLASTGPAISSASFPAVISREAPTMPDVSAELAKRAAVEKRTRTLLTVAAGAGIVASGLAIGLLTMQPRPGHDARTPAPSSVGGAALAPATQLLSAAAEAPKAMPAAAVASVEAPVASAASSASAALAASTPATSASGKRRVRPRLNEPPVGAAPADGGEPDLGY from the coding sequence TTGAGCGCCAAGAAACCCGAGAGTCTCAACGAGACCCCCGACGGCGGCCGAACCCCGGAAAAACACGGGGCAAAAGGTACTCTTGTCGTCGGTGAGATCATCGCCGGCAAGTTCCGGGTCGATCGCATCCTCGGTCAGGGAGGCATGGGCGTCGTGGTGCTCGCGACGCACTTGGTGCTGGAAGAGCAATTCGCACTGAAGCTGCTGCGCCCCGAGCTCGCCGCCGATCCCGAAATCGTCGAACGCTTCTCGCGCGAAGCGAAGGCGTGTGTGCGCATCAAAAGCGAATACGTGGCGCGCGTGCACGACGTCGGCATGCGCGGAGACGGCACGCCCTTCATGGTCATGGAGTACCTCGAGGGCATCGACCTCGGCACGGCGCTGCACGAGTCGGGGCCATTGCCCATCGCCGAGGCCGTCGAGTACGTGGTGCAGGCGTGCGAGGCACTTGCGCAAGCGCATGCCATCGGCATCGTGCATCGCGACATCAAGCCGGAAAACCTCTTCATGGTGAATCAGATGGAGGGGTGGAGCTCCATCAAGCTGCTCGACTTCGGCATTTCCAAGGCCATCCCCGCACCGCGCTCGCAGGACTTCGCCGCACGAAACAGGCCCGGAAACGTGCGCGAAACACGGATGATGGGGACGCCGCATTACATGTCGCCCGAGCAGATGCAGCAGCTCGAGACCATCGACGGTCGATCGGACATCTGGTCGCTCGGTGTGGTCCTCTACGAGCTGCTCACCGCGCATTACGCCTGGGACGGGGCCACGGTGCGCGAAGTCACGCAGGCCATTCTCAAAGGCAAGGCGCCGCTGCTCGAAGAAGTGCGGCGCGATGCACCTCCCGGGCTCTCGCACGTGATCGAGCGCTGCCTGGAGAAGGATCCCGAGCTGCGCTACGCCAATGTGGCGGAGTTGGCCATTGCGCTTTTGCCCTTTGCACCGCGCCGGGCGCGCATCTCGGCGGAGCGCTCGGTGTCGGTGATCCGCGCCGCCGGGCTCTCGCGGGCCGACTTCAAGGTGCCCACGTCGATTCATCCGCCTTCGTCGCTCGCCTCGACGGGGCCGGCGATTTCGTCGGCATCGTTCCCCGCGGTGATCTCGCGCGAGGCGCCGACGATGCCCGACGTGAGCGCGGAGCTGGCCAAGCGCGCTGCGGTGGAGAAGCGCACGCGCACCCTGCTCACCGTGGCGGCGGGCGCAGGCATCGTGGCCTCGGGCCTGGCGATTGGGCTTTTGACGATGCAGCCGCGCCCGGGACATGACGCGCGCACCCCGGCGCCTTCCAGTGTGGGGGGTGCTGCACTCGCACCGGCCACGCAGCTTTTGAGCGCCGCGGCCGAAGCACCGAAGGCGATGCCCGCCGCGGCCGTAGCCTCCGTCGAGGCTCCCGTGGCATCGGCCGCATCGAGTGCATCGGCCGCATTGGCTGCATCGACGCCGGCCACGTCGGCAAGTGGCAAACGCCGCGTGCGGCCTCGTTTGAACGAACCCCCGGTAGGAGCGGCACCCGCCGATGGAGGCGAGCCCGATCTCGGTTACTGA
- a CDS encoding DoxX family protein: MDQILRLRTWIEQHRDVWLDLLRIYMGFALLAKAISFMQHMSAFIETMPIKDGAVAPAMLAHYIVVAHAAGGIMLMFGILTRVAAAVNIPVLLGAVFFVHWHEGLFQPQQTLELALLVLFILALLTVVGGGPLSVDERLKKNEHDIPTVPRHHHV; this comes from the coding sequence ATGGATCAGATTCTCAGGCTCCGGACATGGATCGAGCAACATCGTGACGTGTGGCTCGACCTGTTGCGCATCTACATGGGCTTTGCGCTGCTCGCAAAAGCCATTTCCTTCATGCAGCACATGTCCGCATTCATCGAGACGATGCCCATCAAGGACGGGGCCGTCGCGCCCGCAATGCTGGCCCACTACATCGTGGTCGCGCACGCCGCGGGTGGAATCATGCTCATGTTTGGCATTCTCACCCGCGTCGCCGCCGCGGTGAACATCCCGGTCCTCCTCGGCGCCGTGTTCTTCGTTCACTGGCACGAGGGTCTGTTCCAGCCGCAGCAAACCCTCGAGCTCGCGTTGCTGGTGCTCTTCATCCTGGCGCTGCTCACCGTGGTCGGTGGCGGGCCGCTGTCGGTGGACGAGCGCCTCAAGAAGAACGAGCACGACATACCGACCGTGCCACGGCACCACCACGTGTAG
- a CDS encoding ABC transporter substrate-binding protein, producing the protein MRFAPVACVSFLACAVGCNVLLDASKYHVGSEDEDSSLACTKNDDCRRAMGDDGICPASTLRCARIRSAECTRVLGDATSDDAVIIGSLFPLEQTSGAPIENGVEVAFEDFRSVGLPPVPGGTRRRPLVLVACNDQADGPTAVRAAKHLTDDLGVPAIIGSGFSNITLQVANQVTIPKNVLLISPSSTSPTLTHLTDNGLVWRTCPSDLIQAEAHLALMPHIEHDVKLATGAEKIKVAVLHKGDPYGRGLVEALSPKLVFNGARALDQVDSGFFLRRDYGDPQDPNAQPDYPATVRDIVAVEPHVIFLYGTTETVTQLIAQTEATWHTSLGYRPFYVMADGSAVPELSTYLASVPDDTRRRMLGTKPGTVGPNFEAFKSTYLSRVHDGTSPAATWAVNAYDALYTVAFSIVAVGADPLRGPSLAHGFERLVSGPRISPGSSSVNGAFDLLLAGTSIDYDGASGPLDFDRATGEAPSDILIWCMQRDEGPQHSDTPSEPRITPVYYSASDRKLAGGLPEIRAFCGF; encoded by the coding sequence ATGCGATTCGCGCCCGTCGCGTGTGTCTCGTTTCTCGCCTGCGCCGTCGGGTGCAATGTATTGCTCGACGCCTCGAAGTACCACGTGGGCTCCGAGGACGAAGACAGCAGCCTCGCGTGCACCAAGAACGACGACTGCCGGCGCGCGATGGGCGACGACGGCATCTGCCCCGCGTCCACCTTGCGATGCGCGCGAATTCGATCCGCCGAGTGCACGCGCGTCCTCGGTGATGCCACGAGCGACGACGCCGTCATCATCGGCTCGCTGTTTCCGTTGGAGCAGACCTCGGGTGCGCCCATCGAAAACGGCGTGGAGGTCGCCTTCGAAGACTTTCGCAGCGTAGGCCTTCCTCCGGTTCCGGGAGGCACGCGACGGCGACCGCTGGTGCTCGTCGCATGCAACGACCAGGCAGATGGCCCCACCGCGGTGCGCGCGGCGAAGCACCTCACCGACGACCTTGGCGTCCCCGCGATCATCGGCTCGGGCTTCAGCAACATCACGCTGCAAGTGGCCAATCAGGTCACCATCCCGAAAAACGTGCTGCTCATCTCACCGTCGTCGACGAGCCCCACGCTCACGCACCTTACCGACAATGGCTTGGTCTGGCGCACGTGCCCGTCGGATCTGATCCAAGCCGAGGCGCATCTTGCGCTGATGCCGCACATCGAACACGACGTGAAGCTCGCCACCGGCGCGGAGAAGATCAAGGTCGCCGTCCTCCACAAGGGCGATCCCTACGGGCGCGGGCTCGTGGAGGCCCTGAGCCCGAAGCTCGTGTTCAATGGGGCCAGGGCGCTCGATCAAGTGGACAGCGGCTTTTTCCTGCGCCGCGACTACGGCGATCCGCAGGATCCGAATGCGCAGCCGGACTACCCGGCGACGGTGCGGGACATCGTGGCCGTCGAGCCGCACGTCATTTTTCTGTACGGAACGACGGAGACGGTCACGCAGCTCATCGCCCAGACGGAGGCCACATGGCATACGTCGCTTGGGTACCGCCCCTTCTACGTGATGGCCGATGGCAGCGCCGTTCCCGAGCTGTCGACCTACCTGGCCAGCGTCCCCGATGACACGCGCCGGCGCATGCTCGGGACCAAGCCGGGCACGGTGGGTCCGAATTTCGAGGCCTTCAAGTCGACGTACCTCTCGCGCGTGCACGACGGCACGTCGCCTGCGGCCACGTGGGCGGTGAACGCCTACGACGCGCTCTACACCGTGGCGTTCTCCATCGTCGCCGTGGGGGCCGATCCCCTGCGAGGGCCAAGCCTCGCGCACGGTTTCGAGCGCCTGGTGTCGGGTCCCCGTATTTCACCAGGCTCTTCCAGCGTCAACGGTGCGTTCGACCTTCTCCTGGCCGGCACCTCGATCGACTACGACGGTGCCTCGGGTCCACTCGACTTCGATCGCGCCACCGGTGAAGCTCCGTCCGATATCTTAATTTGGTGTATGCAGCGCGACGAAGGTCCGCAACACAGCGACACGCCCTCGGAACCGCGCATTACGCCGGTGTACTACAGCGCCTCGGACCGCAAGCTGGCGGGAGGCCTGCCCGAGATTCGTGCGTTCTGCGGCTTTTGA
- a CDS encoding UvrD-helicase domain-containing protein, with protein sequence MSDLFGTLRKPLTDATARQRIREDLDTTLVVEAAAGTGKTTELVGRVLALVRKGRARLSGIVAVTFTEKAAGEMKLRLRTEIENARQNKTAEAVTGSERANLDASLAELEAAHIGTIHGFCADLLRERPVEACVDPLFEVADDDGKQRILRDCFEPWFERQLASPSLSVERVLRRRSRDRDAVGPRHVLSNAVSALIEQRDFDTPWEHVPFDRRTAIDELLVELRALGDLAPRADYKDSWLAKSFAEIARYVGEADRREAVRGERDYDGLEAELRTLSRQKLWGWKGSGRWYTKGLERQQVLDDRARTHEKLKAVLERADADLAAGLREELWPLVAEYEARKRSAGKLDFLDLLLLTRNLLRDHLDVRKELQSRFSHLLVDEFQDTDPLQAEILLLLAADDPAESDPMRIKPVPGKLFVVGDPKQSIYRFRRADVALYESIKRRLAEAGADVLHLSTSFRSVPSIQKAINATFAPLMQGNARGSQATYVALEPFREDSKKAPMPGVVALPVPRPWGDYGKIVNFKIDDSFPDAVAAFIDHLLNESGWTIAEKEGGRAVPLEARHVCLLFKRLQNFGADVTRPYVRALEARRIPHVLVGGRSYHAREEVVAIVNALCAIEWPDDELSVFATLRGPFFSLGDDALLAFRHRIRGDLNPFRRVEPELLTDLTRPVRDAMLLLAHLHRRRNRRPIADTIVHVLEATRAHAGIAIWPTGEQALANVLRVLDIARRFESRGATSFRSFVEYMKDEAERGGVSEAPVVEEGTDGVRIMTVHRAKGLEFPVVILADPTAKPTLSEPSRYVDASRRLWAMPLAGASPHELLVNRDEVLEQDGEEAMRLLYVAATRAREMLVVPVLGDEVPGDFWTSALNPAIYPPEDARRHPEAAPGCPEFGPDSVRERPDSARRDVHEAVKPGLHRPMAGEHSVVWWDPNALGLDKHHDVGLRQQRILEADKAGVVAEAGERLHALWRRERDEAIAKGKTPSRVVRTVTEVSHGEGTPTAPSADRVELLVTTGGRREGRPRGKRFGVLVHATFAAVDLTAGPDAVAKVARIQARLVGASGAEIEAATVAVVAALAHPIFDRARAAVECRRESPILCHMADGALLEGVLDLAFRERDEHGHIWTVVDYKTDAEIAERVREYEAQVLLYAQAIAESTHERARGVLLSV encoded by the coding sequence ATGAGCGACCTTTTCGGCACACTTCGCAAGCCGCTCACCGACGCAACGGCGCGCCAGCGTATCCGCGAGGACCTCGACACGACGTTGGTCGTGGAGGCGGCCGCGGGAACGGGGAAGACCACGGAGCTCGTGGGGCGCGTGCTCGCGCTGGTGCGAAAAGGGCGCGCACGGCTCTCGGGCATCGTGGCCGTCACGTTCACCGAAAAGGCGGCCGGCGAGATGAAGCTGCGGCTGCGCACGGAAATCGAGAACGCGCGGCAGAACAAGACGGCCGAAGCGGTGACCGGTTCGGAGCGGGCCAACCTGGATGCGTCGCTGGCCGAGCTCGAGGCCGCGCACATTGGAACGATCCACGGCTTCTGCGCGGACCTTTTGCGCGAGCGCCCCGTGGAGGCATGCGTCGACCCTCTGTTCGAGGTGGCGGACGACGACGGCAAGCAGCGCATCCTGCGCGATTGCTTCGAACCATGGTTCGAGCGTCAATTGGCCTCGCCATCGCTGTCGGTGGAGCGGGTCCTGCGCCGGCGCTCCCGCGATCGCGATGCCGTCGGCCCGCGCCACGTGCTCTCCAACGCCGTCTCGGCGCTCATCGAGCAACGCGACTTCGACACACCCTGGGAGCATGTACCGTTCGACCGCCGCACGGCCATCGACGAGCTTCTCGTCGAGCTGCGCGCGCTCGGAGATCTCGCACCGCGTGCAGACTACAAGGATTCCTGGCTGGCCAAGAGCTTCGCCGAGATCGCACGGTACGTGGGCGAAGCCGATCGCCGCGAGGCCGTGCGCGGTGAGCGCGACTACGACGGCCTCGAAGCCGAGCTGCGCACCTTGAGCCGGCAAAAGCTCTGGGGCTGGAAGGGCAGCGGCAGGTGGTACACCAAGGGCCTCGAACGCCAGCAGGTGCTCGACGATCGGGCGCGCACGCACGAGAAGTTGAAAGCGGTGCTCGAGCGCGCCGATGCCGATCTCGCGGCGGGCCTGCGTGAGGAACTATGGCCGCTCGTGGCCGAGTACGAGGCGCGCAAGCGGAGCGCAGGGAAGCTTGATTTTCTGGATTTGCTGCTCCTGACCCGCAACCTTTTGCGCGACCACCTGGACGTGCGCAAGGAGCTTCAGTCGCGGTTTTCGCATCTTCTGGTGGACGAATTTCAGGACACCGATCCGCTGCAGGCGGAGATCCTGTTGCTGCTGGCGGCGGACGATCCGGCCGAGAGCGATCCGATGCGGATCAAACCGGTGCCGGGCAAGTTGTTCGTGGTCGGCGATCCCAAGCAGTCGATTTACCGATTCCGGCGCGCCGACGTGGCGCTGTACGAGAGCATCAAACGGCGCCTGGCCGAGGCGGGGGCCGACGTGCTGCATTTGTCGACGAGCTTTCGCAGCGTGCCCTCGATTCAAAAGGCCATCAATGCGACCTTCGCCCCGCTGATGCAGGGAAACGCGCGCGGTTCGCAGGCGACGTACGTGGCGCTGGAGCCGTTTCGCGAGGACAGCAAGAAGGCACCGATGCCCGGGGTGGTGGCCCTTCCGGTGCCGCGGCCTTGGGGCGACTACGGAAAGATCGTCAATTTCAAAATCGACGATTCGTTCCCCGATGCCGTGGCGGCGTTCATCGATCATCTGTTGAACGAAAGCGGGTGGACCATCGCCGAGAAAGAAGGCGGGCGTGCGGTGCCGCTGGAAGCTCGGCACGTGTGCCTCTTGTTCAAGCGGCTGCAGAACTTCGGCGCGGACGTGACGCGGCCCTACGTGCGGGCGCTGGAAGCGCGGCGCATTCCGCACGTCCTCGTGGGCGGCCGCTCGTACCACGCGCGCGAGGAAGTCGTGGCCATCGTGAATGCCCTCTGCGCGATCGAGTGGCCGGACGACGAGCTATCCGTGTTCGCGACCTTGCGCGGCCCGTTTTTTTCGTTGGGCGATGATGCGCTGCTGGCCTTTCGACACCGCATCCGGGGCGACTTGAACCCGTTCCGGCGCGTGGAGCCGGAGCTGCTGACGGATCTGACGCGGCCCGTGCGCGATGCGATGTTGCTCTTGGCGCATCTTCACCGCCGGCGCAACCGGCGGCCCATTGCGGACACCATCGTGCACGTGCTGGAGGCCACGCGGGCGCACGCGGGCATTGCCATTTGGCCGACGGGCGAGCAGGCGCTGGCCAACGTGCTGCGCGTGCTCGACATCGCGCGGCGGTTCGAATCGCGCGGGGCGACGTCCTTTCGGTCCTTCGTCGAATACATGAAAGACGAGGCCGAGCGCGGAGGCGTTTCGGAGGCGCCCGTGGTGGAGGAGGGGACCGACGGCGTGCGCATCATGACGGTGCACCGCGCGAAGGGCCTCGAGTTCCCGGTGGTCATTCTGGCGGATCCCACGGCCAAGCCGACCTTGTCCGAGCCATCGCGCTACGTCGATGCGTCACGGCGGTTGTGGGCCATGCCGCTCGCGGGGGCATCGCCGCACGAGCTTCTGGTGAACCGCGACGAGGTGCTCGAGCAAGACGGCGAGGAGGCGATGCGGCTGCTCTACGTTGCGGCAACGCGTGCGCGGGAGATGCTCGTGGTGCCCGTGCTCGGGGACGAGGTGCCCGGGGATTTTTGGACCAGCGCATTGAATCCCGCGATTTACCCGCCGGAAGATGCGCGGCGGCACCCCGAAGCGGCGCCGGGTTGTCCGGAGTTCGGGCCCGACAGCGTGCGCGAGCGGCCGGACAGCGCACGCCGTGACGTGCACGAGGCGGTGAAGCCGGGGTTGCATCGGCCGATGGCCGGAGAGCACTCCGTGGTGTGGTGGGATCCGAATGCGCTGGGGCTCGACAAGCACCACGACGTCGGGCTTCGGCAGCAACGAATCTTGGAGGCCGACAAAGCGGGCGTGGTCGCCGAAGCAGGCGAAAGGCTGCACGCACTCTGGCGAAGGGAGAGGGACGAGGCGATCGCCAAGGGCAAGACGCCGTCGCGGGTGGTGCGGACGGTGACGGAGGTCTCGCACGGAGAAGGCACCCCCACGGCTCCCAGCGCAGACCGCGTGGAGCTCCTCGTCACCACGGGAGGCCGCCGGGAAGGCCGGCCCCGCGGAAAGCGATTCGGCGTATTGGTGCACGCCACTTTTGCGGCGGTGGACTTGACGGCCGGACCGGACGCGGTGGCGAAGGTCGCGCGCATCCAGGCGCGGCTCGTGGGGGCGAGCGGCGCGGAGATCGAGGCGGCCACCGTGGCCGTGGTGGCCGCGCTCGCGCATCCCATCTTCGACCGGGCGCGCGCGGCCGTGGAGTGCCGGCGGGAGTCGCCGATCCTCTGCCACATGGCCGATGGTGCCCTGCTGGAGGGCGTGCTCGACTTGGCGTTCCGCGAGCGGGACGAGCACGGCCACATCTGGACCGTGGTCGACTACAAGACGGACGCCGAGATCGCGGAGCGGGTTCGCGAGTACGAGGCGCAGGTGCTCCTGTACGCCCAGGCGATTGCCGAATCGACCCACGAACGCGCGCGCGGCGTTCTGCTCTCGGTGTAG
- a CDS encoding SEC-C domain-containing protein produces the protein MTAIKLGRNDPCHCGSGNKYKKCHLPTDEAARSAELAAAAAAAAAAAAAAAEAQAEAEAEGEGGAKEAAESGFRGQQPRAGGAPKRPAQGHSAAPMFRRKAV, from the coding sequence GTGACGGCCATCAAGCTCGGAAGAAACGACCCGTGCCACTGCGGCTCGGGAAACAAATACAAGAAGTGCCACCTCCCCACGGACGAGGCAGCGCGCTCGGCGGAGCTTGCCGCAGCCGCCGCCGCTGCGGCCGCAGCCGCTGCCGCCGCCGCCGAAGCTCAGGCCGAGGCGGAAGCCGAAGGCGAAGGGGGCGCCAAGGAAGCGGCCGAATCAGGCTTCCGCGGACAGCAGCCCCGAGCCGGTGGAGCGCCCAAGCGCCCGGCCCAGGGCCACTCGGCGGCGCCCATGTTCCGCCGCAAGGCCGTTTAG